From one Cyprinus carpio isolate SPL01 chromosome B3, ASM1834038v1, whole genome shotgun sequence genomic stretch:
- the LOC109083251 gene encoding AN1-type zinc finger protein 2B-like isoform X1: protein MEFPDLGEHCSEKSCKRLDFLPMKCDACEEIFCKDHITYANHKCTSLYKKDIQVPVCPLCNTPIPVKRGEMPDIKVGEHIDRDCKSDPAQRKRKIFTNKCSKGGCKQKEMIRVTCDQCHLNYCLKHRHPLDHDCKTDGKPVSKSGHAALMRVQAPSSSNAAASSTRGSSRAVSNGVTGRTRPQSSSAQRINTSPMVSPTAQNVIPPSASFQVGLTEEQALQRALEMSLAESDRASQPTLSPQEQEDLALAQALAASEEEYRRQQQRQQVARNLSSQLNTMLTGPHLGRSFQRDQLLSVLV from the exons ATGGAGTTTCCAGATCTCGGGGAGCACTGCTCAGAGAAGAGCTGCAAACGTCTCG ATTTCCTTCCAATGAAATGTGATGCCTGTGAAGAAATTTTCTGCAAAGACCACATAACTTATGCAAATCACAAGTGCACTTCATTATACAAGAAG GATATCCAGGTTCCTGTATGTCCGTTGTGCAACACCCCCATTCCCGTTAAAAGAGGGGAAATGCCAGACATCAAAGTTGGGGAACATATAGACAGAGACTGCAAATCTGACCCTGCTCAGAGGAAACGAAAG atctttacaaataaatgctccaAGGGCGGCTGTAAGCAGAAGGAAATGATCCGGGTGACATGTGACCAGTGCCACTTGAACTACTGTCTCAAACATAGACATCCACTCGACCATGACTGTAAGACTGACGGCAAGCCGGTCTCCAAATCAGG GCATGCTGCTTTAATGAGAGTTCAAGCCCCCTCTTCCAGTAACGCTGCGGCATCATCCACCAGGGGGAGCTCTAGGGCCGTGTCTAATGGAGTAACTGGACGCACTAGACCTCAGAGCAGTAG TGCACAAAGGATAAATACTTCTCCGATGGTGTCTCCAACAGCGCAGAATGTAATTCCCCCATCAGCGTCATTTCAAGTCGGGCTG ACGGAGGAACAGGCTCTGCAGAGAGCATTAGAAATGTCACTAGCTGAATCTGATCGGGCAAGCCAACCTACCCTAAG CCCTCAGGAGCAGGAGGATCTGGCCTTAGCTCAGGCTCTCGCTGCCAGTGAAGAGGAATACAGGCGACAGCAGCAGAGACAACAGGTAGCCAGAAACCTTAGCAGTCAGTTGAATACTATGCTAACAGGACCTCATCTAG GGAGGAGTTTTCAAAGAGACCAGCTGCTGTCTGTCTTAGTGTGA
- the LOC109083251 gene encoding AN1-type zinc finger protein 2A-like isoform X2, giving the protein MEFPDLGEHCSEKSCKRLDFLPMKCDACEEIFCKDHITYANHKCTSLYKKDIQVPVCPLCNTPIPVKRGEMPDIKVGEHIDRDCKSDPAQRKRKIFTNKCSKGGCKQKEMIRVTCDQCHLNYCLKHRHPLDHDCKTDGKPVSKSGHAALMRVQAPSSSNAAASSTRGSSRAVSNGVTGRTRPQSSSAQRINTSPMVSPTAQNVIPPSASFQVGLTEEQALQRALEMSLAESDRASQPTLSPQEQEDLALAQALAASEEEYRRQQQRQQGGVFKETSCCLS; this is encoded by the exons ATGGAGTTTCCAGATCTCGGGGAGCACTGCTCAGAGAAGAGCTGCAAACGTCTCG ATTTCCTTCCAATGAAATGTGATGCCTGTGAAGAAATTTTCTGCAAAGACCACATAACTTATGCAAATCACAAGTGCACTTCATTATACAAGAAG GATATCCAGGTTCCTGTATGTCCGTTGTGCAACACCCCCATTCCCGTTAAAAGAGGGGAAATGCCAGACATCAAAGTTGGGGAACATATAGACAGAGACTGCAAATCTGACCCTGCTCAGAGGAAACGAAAG atctttacaaataaatgctccaAGGGCGGCTGTAAGCAGAAGGAAATGATCCGGGTGACATGTGACCAGTGCCACTTGAACTACTGTCTCAAACATAGACATCCACTCGACCATGACTGTAAGACTGACGGCAAGCCGGTCTCCAAATCAGG GCATGCTGCTTTAATGAGAGTTCAAGCCCCCTCTTCCAGTAACGCTGCGGCATCATCCACCAGGGGGAGCTCTAGGGCCGTGTCTAATGGAGTAACTGGACGCACTAGACCTCAGAGCAGTAG TGCACAAAGGATAAATACTTCTCCGATGGTGTCTCCAACAGCGCAGAATGTAATTCCCCCATCAGCGTCATTTCAAGTCGGGCTG ACGGAGGAACAGGCTCTGCAGAGAGCATTAGAAATGTCACTAGCTGAATCTGATCGGGCAAGCCAACCTACCCTAAG CCCTCAGGAGCAGGAGGATCTGGCCTTAGCTCAGGCTCTCGCTGCCAGTGAAGAGGAATACAGGCGACAGCAGCAGAGACAACAG GGAGGAGTTTTCAAAGAGACCAGCTGCTGTCTGTCTTAG